From a region of the Roseivirga sp. 4D4 genome:
- a CDS encoding NAD(P)-binding domain-containing protein: protein MKIGIIGCGWLGLPLAESLVNSGHEVIGSTTTEQKLELLSSKGIEPILFQLSPMPEGIDFNRLFQVDLLIINIPPGRKRNKPEFYEEQIKYLKYQLQSSKVEKVIFISSTSYYPNTNTLVNVSTSPDFERGSSKAVVKGEGQISQISQSLTILRCGGLMGKDRIPGKWFAGKPTKGADTPVNYIHLDDIIKTIGYMINEWPDSHENRIFNLVSEHHPTRKEVHEKMAEKYGFDLPIWEEPPTIPSKIVESSFKNFDLKSPLSF, encoded by the coding sequence ATGAAAATAGGAATTATTGGTTGTGGATGGCTAGGTCTACCTCTAGCTGAATCATTGGTGAACTCAGGCCATGAGGTAATTGGCAGTACTACCACCGAGCAAAAACTAGAATTGCTTTCTTCAAAGGGAATTGAACCTATCCTTTTTCAATTGAGCCCGATGCCTGAGGGTATTGACTTCAACAGACTCTTTCAAGTTGATCTATTGATTATCAACATCCCACCAGGCAGAAAAAGAAATAAACCTGAATTCTACGAAGAGCAGATCAAATACTTGAAGTATCAGCTTCAATCTAGTAAGGTTGAAAAAGTAATCTTTATTAGTTCTACTTCTTACTATCCTAACACCAATACACTTGTTAATGTCAGTACCTCTCCAGACTTTGAAAGAGGTTCTTCAAAAGCAGTGGTTAAAGGGGAAGGTCAGATTAGCCAGATTAGTCAGTCATTGACGATTCTGCGATGTGGTGGACTAATGGGAAAAGATAGGATTCCTGGAAAGTGGTTTGCTGGTAAGCCTACCAAAGGCGCAGATACACCTGTCAATTACATCCATCTGGATGATATTATCAAGACTATAGGTTATATGATCAATGAATGGCCAGACAGCCATGAAAATCGAATTTTCAATCTAGTATCTGAGCATCATCCAACGAGAAAAGAAGTTCATGAAAAGATGGCTGAAAAATATGGATTTGACCTTCCGATTTGGGAAGAGCCCCCCACAATCCCATCTAAAATAGTGGAAAGTAGTTTTAAAAATTTCGATCTAAAATCTCCGCTAAGCTTCTAA
- a CDS encoding DUF1761 domain-containing protein, translating into MDVSAINWLAVIVAAVAFFALGAVWYGPIFGKTWQKGVGLSDDDMKNANMGKLFGSAFIFALIISVGMAIFFYGFGENPDMNATYGATMGLMTGIFFLFPSISMNYLFARKSAGLMLIDSGYHIVAYTIVGIILGAWQ; encoded by the coding sequence ATGGATGTTTCAGCTATTAATTGGCTAGCAGTGATTGTTGCTGCGGTCGCATTTTTTGCACTCGGTGCAGTTTGGTATGGACCTATATTTGGTAAGACTTGGCAAAAGGGAGTAGGCCTTTCAGATGATGATATGAAGAATGCTAATATGGGCAAGCTCTTCGGTTCAGCATTTATTTTTGCGTTGATCATATCAGTTGGTATGGCCATCTTCTTCTATGGTTTTGGAGAAAATCCTGATATGAATGCTACTTATGGTGCTACCATGGGCTTGATGACGGGTATTTTCTTCCTATTTCCATCCATTAGTATGAATTACCTTTTCGCCAGAAAGTCAGCGGGTCTTATGCTCATCGATTCTGGCTATCATATTGTGGCTTATACCATTGTCGGTATAATATTAGGTGCCTGGCAGTAA
- a CDS encoding MerR family transcriptional regulator, whose translation MIRYSIKDLEKFSGIKAHTIRIWEQRYQLLKPQRTDTNIRYYDDEQLKYLLNVSLLVENGYRISQICGFSQDEFNETLRDIIDKGYPTKEDHQVNSIINELVIAMLDLDERRFEKILSSSLLQRSFEQTLVKIIYPFLKRIGVMWRTGEVSTAQEHFIYQLIRQKIIVAIDGLLIPNSDAEKYLLFLPKSEFNDLLILLFTYVLKNRGKQCIYLGVDIPFKDLKQVTAISKPETIFTFIKAPASKIDTQAYIYELSEAFTTQNILITGNPYFMEELEYPDNVLLITGVDDLITMLDD comes from the coding sequence GTGATAAGGTACTCTATAAAGGATCTGGAAAAGTTTTCGGGCATTAAGGCCCATACCATTCGCATTTGGGAACAACGGTATCAATTACTTAAACCCCAACGTACAGATACCAATATCAGGTACTATGACGATGAGCAGTTGAAATACCTGCTTAACGTATCATTGTTAGTCGAAAACGGATATCGCATTTCCCAAATCTGTGGTTTCTCCCAGGATGAGTTCAATGAGACTTTAAGAGATATTATTGATAAGGGCTATCCAACCAAGGAAGACCATCAAGTGAACTCTATCATCAACGAGCTGGTCATCGCTATGCTAGACTTAGATGAGAGAAGGTTTGAGAAAATCCTTTCTTCCAGTCTACTGCAAAGAAGCTTTGAGCAGACTTTGGTGAAAATTATATATCCTTTTCTGAAGAGAATTGGTGTGATGTGGCGAACGGGAGAGGTGTCCACAGCGCAGGAACACTTTATTTATCAACTGATTCGTCAAAAGATAATCGTGGCGATTGATGGCTTGTTGATTCCTAACTCAGATGCTGAGAAATACTTGCTGTTTTTACCTAAATCTGAGTTTAATGACCTACTGATATTGCTTTTTACTTATGTGTTGAAGAATAGAGGGAAACAGTGTATCTATCTTGGGGTTGATATCCCTTTTAAAGACTTAAAGCAAGTAACCGCCATCTCTAAACCGGAGACAATATTCACCTTCATTAAGGCACCTGCATCTAAAATAGATACGCAAGCCTATATCTATGAATTGTCGGAAGCCTTCACCACACAAAATATATTGATTACTGGCAACCCGTACTTTATGGAGGAGTTGGAGTATCCCGATAATGTCTTATTGATTACAGGGGTAGATGACCTGATTACGATGCTAGATGACTGA
- a CDS encoding energy transducer TonB encodes MKYNFVNKAKKLSPSDIKAHMNFDNVVKGASIWAGFKLGSAILKLGTKASAAVVAGTSTVVVTAAVVVATNTDLLKSSTTEASPQPEPQVQEELVPALNDSISEVEEAIVDTLASTTPPPVPPQTKKPKKVTVPVKVVDDADSIKAEDVIVEARPLPDFQTFRAFVDRELKYPADPIGVGINEASEEKKSLEGYVEVFWTINKEGKAENFKIRKSMGQAFDNEAIRVLKLYQNWQPASFNGSAVDSNLRFKVNFRVK; translated from the coding sequence GTGAAATACAATTTTGTAAATAAGGCAAAGAAATTATCACCCAGTGATATCAAAGCGCACATGAACTTTGATAATGTAGTCAAGGGTGCGTCTATATGGGCAGGATTCAAATTAGGATCTGCCATACTCAAGTTAGGTACGAAAGCGAGCGCAGCGGTTGTGGCAGGCACCTCCACAGTGGTGGTTACGGCTGCTGTTGTGGTGGCTACAAATACGGATTTACTAAAAAGTAGTACTACGGAGGCTTCACCTCAACCTGAGCCACAGGTGCAAGAGGAGCTAGTACCTGCCTTGAATGACTCTATTTCAGAAGTTGAAGAAGCCATCGTTGATACTTTGGCTTCCACCACGCCACCGCCTGTACCACCGCAGACAAAAAAACCTAAAAAGGTAACCGTACCTGTGAAGGTGGTGGATGATGCTGATAGCATCAAAGCAGAAGATGTGATTGTGGAGGCGAGGCCACTTCCTGATTTTCAAACGTTTAGAGCGTTCGTTGATAGGGAATTAAAGTATCCGGCAGACCCAATTGGTGTTGGTATCAATGAGGCATCTGAAGAAAAGAAATCTCTAGAAGGTTATGTGGAGGTTTTCTGGACTATCAACAAAGAGGGTAAAGCCGAGAATTTCAAGATTAGAAAATCAATGGGGCAAGCTTTCGATAATGAGGCCATTCGAGTGCTCAAATTATATCAGAATTGGCAACCCGCCAGCTTCAATGGTTCTGCGGTTGACAGTAATCTTAGATTTAAAGTAAACTTCAGAGTAAAGTAG
- a CDS encoding RNA polymerase sigma factor, with protein MTKSNISEYTEIELIEKAKGDKRFFEPLYKKYFEQVYRLVFSRVQDVDLAGDITSEAFGKALSHLDDYKYQGYPLSAWLARIALNSCYDYFRSQKKQRYVSLENYVSHDIVFEIEIDENEKELWLTMLPEVLEKLKPAELELIELRFFEGKSFAEIGYILDITEGNAKTRTYRILKRLKKHFKRRTS; from the coding sequence TTGACCAAATCGAACATATCAGAGTATACTGAGATTGAGCTGATTGAAAAAGCGAAAGGAGATAAGCGTTTTTTTGAGCCGCTTTACAAGAAATACTTTGAACAGGTTTATCGATTGGTGTTTTCAAGGGTTCAGGATGTGGACTTGGCAGGAGATATTACTTCCGAGGCTTTCGGCAAGGCATTATCTCATTTGGATGATTATAAATATCAAGGCTACCCCTTGTCAGCTTGGCTGGCCAGGATTGCGCTGAACAGTTGTTATGACTATTTCAGGTCACAGAAGAAACAACGATATGTTTCTCTTGAGAACTATGTTTCTCATGACATTGTGTTTGAGATAGAAATAGATGAGAATGAAAAGGAACTTTGGTTAACAATGTTACCAGAGGTGTTGGAGAAGTTGAAACCAGCGGAACTTGAGTTGATAGAACTCAGGTTCTTCGAAGGAAAGAGCTTTGCGGAGATAGGATATATTCTGGACATTACGGAAGGCAATGCCAAAACCCGTACTTACAGAATTTTGAAGAGGTTGAAAAAGCATTTTAAGCGAAGAACATCGTGA
- a CDS encoding vWA domain-containing protein, with amino-acid sequence MKGYRFSKFIPQKAQGESAFDNLLNIFLQLISITGGDVSEALSWLTNVDKQYNITDGQYGIGDFIEDLKDKGYITEENQDGKFEVTGKTGQEIRKSSLEEIFGKLKKAGKGQHKTNFSGTGDESGTDRRPFEFGDSIQQIAMTDSIRNAQINHGFGDFMMTENDLEVIETEYKTQTSTVLMIDISHSMILYGEDRITPAKKVAMALAELITTKYPKDTLDVIVFGNDAWQIEIKDLPYLQVGPYHTNTISGLELAMDILRRRKNANKQIFMITDGKPTCMKVGIKYYKNAFGLDPKILNKTLNLATQCRRLNIPVTTFMIASDPYLKQFVQEFTTANNGNAYYSSLKGLGHLIFEDYKRNRRKRF; translated from the coding sequence ATGAAGGGATACAGATTTTCGAAATTCATTCCTCAGAAAGCACAGGGAGAATCCGCTTTCGACAATCTTTTAAACATATTTCTCCAACTCATCAGTATTACGGGCGGAGATGTCTCAGAAGCACTTTCCTGGCTGACAAATGTTGACAAACAGTATAACATCACTGACGGCCAGTATGGCATTGGTGACTTCATTGAAGATTTAAAGGACAAGGGCTATATCACTGAGGAAAATCAGGATGGCAAGTTTGAAGTGACTGGAAAAACCGGACAGGAGATTAGAAAATCATCTCTGGAAGAAATCTTTGGAAAGCTGAAAAAAGCGGGCAAAGGCCAGCATAAAACAAACTTTTCAGGTACTGGTGATGAATCTGGAACCGACAGAAGGCCTTTTGAATTTGGCGATTCAATCCAACAAATTGCCATGACAGATTCCATCAGAAATGCTCAAATCAATCATGGCTTTGGCGATTTTATGATGACCGAAAACGACTTGGAGGTCATTGAAACTGAGTACAAAACCCAAACCTCCACAGTACTCATGATTGATATCTCTCACTCTATGATCTTATATGGTGAGGACAGAATTACTCCTGCTAAGAAAGTCGCCATGGCACTAGCAGAGTTAATCACAACAAAGTATCCCAAGGATACCCTTGATGTTATTGTTTTTGGTAATGATGCTTGGCAAATAGAAATCAAGGACCTGCCCTACTTACAGGTAGGACCTTACCATACCAATACCATATCAGGTCTTGAATTGGCTATGGATATTCTTAGAAGGAGAAAAAATGCCAACAAGCAAATTTTCATGATTACCGATGGCAAGCCCACCTGTATGAAAGTGGGGATTAAATACTATAAGAATGCCTTTGGATTAGACCCAAAAATCTTAAATAAGACATTGAACCTGGCCACTCAATGCAGAAGGTTGAATATTCCTGTTACCACATTTATGATTGCCTCGGACCCATACCTGAAGCAGTTTGTTCAGGAGTTTACCACAGCCAACAATGGCAATGCTTACTACAGCAGCCTAAAAGGCCTAGGCCACTTAATATTTGAAGACTACAAACGCAATCGCAGAAAAAGATTCTAG
- a CDS encoding magnesium chelatase, whose protein sequence is MNYKELTTDQLLSINTLKGLKAAGYQSKSIKDELRDNLIVKLENREPTFEGIWGYEDTVIPDIERAILSKHNMNLLGLRGQAKTRIARQMTELLDEYVPFIAGSELNDDPMHPITRFGVDTLEEKGDDTPIAWLHRSDRYAEKLATPDVSIADLIGDVDPIKAATLKLPYSDERVIHYGLVPRSHRSIFVINELPDLQARIQVALFNILQEGDIQIRGFKLRMPLDIQFVFTANPEDYTNRGSIVTPLKDRIDSQIITHYPKTRDISKQITTQEADIKDNQKGKVIINEIAQDLIEQIAIEARDSEYVDEKSGVSARLTISAYENLISAAERRAIINKEKQTYIRVSDFVGVIPAITGKVELVYEGEQEGAGIVAHNLVGKAVRTMFTDYFPQPDDKSKDKSENPYKSIISWFGEGYTLDLINDLQVTDYEAGLNAVPGLSDLVKSKHPKVSKHEHLFLMEFVLHGLAEYSKLSKTALDTGTRFKDLLSSMFSMPDLDDLTEDDLE, encoded by the coding sequence ATGAATTATAAAGAATTGACAACAGATCAATTACTCTCCATAAACACACTAAAAGGGCTGAAAGCAGCCGGTTACCAGAGCAAATCGATTAAAGATGAGCTTCGCGATAACCTAATCGTCAAGCTTGAAAATAGAGAACCTACTTTCGAAGGTATCTGGGGTTACGAAGACACCGTTATTCCCGATATCGAGCGTGCCATTCTTTCTAAGCACAATATGAATTTATTGGGTCTTAGGGGTCAGGCCAAAACCAGGATCGCAAGACAAATGACTGAGCTGCTGGACGAGTACGTGCCATTTATTGCAGGTTCAGAGTTGAACGATGACCCGATGCACCCGATTACACGTTTTGGTGTTGATACACTGGAGGAAAAGGGTGACGACACGCCTATCGCTTGGTTACACCGTTCCGATCGCTATGCCGAAAAACTCGCAACACCTGATGTCTCAATTGCTGACCTCATTGGTGACGTTGACCCGATCAAAGCCGCTACACTGAAGCTACCTTATTCCGATGAGCGCGTGATTCATTATGGTCTGGTTCCACGATCCCATAGAAGTATTTTTGTAATCAACGAACTTCCTGATCTTCAAGCAAGAATTCAAGTTGCCTTATTCAATATTCTGCAGGAAGGGGACATTCAAATCCGTGGCTTTAAGCTTAGAATGCCATTAGACATTCAATTCGTTTTTACTGCAAATCCAGAAGACTATACCAACCGTGGCAGTATTGTGACTCCACTAAAGGATAGAATTGATAGCCAAATCATCACCCACTATCCAAAAACACGTGATATCAGCAAGCAAATCACGACTCAGGAAGCGGACATTAAAGACAATCAAAAAGGTAAAGTCATCATCAACGAGATTGCTCAAGATTTAATCGAGCAAATCGCGATCGAAGCACGCGATAGTGAATATGTGGATGAAAAGAGTGGAGTTTCAGCCCGTTTGACAATTTCGGCTTACGAAAACTTGATCAGTGCTGCGGAAAGAAGAGCCATCATTAACAAAGAAAAGCAGACCTATATAAGAGTTTCAGACTTCGTGGGTGTCATTCCTGCCATCACAGGAAAGGTTGAATTGGTTTATGAAGGTGAACAAGAAGGTGCAGGAATTGTAGCACACAACCTGGTAGGCAAAGCCGTGAGAACCATGTTCACGGACTACTTTCCACAACCGGATGACAAGTCAAAGGACAAATCAGAAAACCCCTATAAATCAATAATTAGCTGGTTTGGAGAAGGCTATACCTTAGATCTCATCAATGACCTTCAAGTCACCGACTACGAAGCGGGATTGAATGCTGTGCCTGGCCTTAGTGATTTGGTCAAATCTAAACATCCAAAAGTCAGTAAACATGAACATCTGTTTCTAATGGAGTTTGTACTTCATGGGCTGGCCGAATATAGCAAGCTTAGTAAAACCGCATTAGATACAGGGACAAGGTTCAAGGATCTATTAAGCAGCATGTTTTCCATGCCCGACCTGGACGATCTAACCGAAGACGATTTGGAGTAA
- a CDS encoding helix-turn-helix domain-containing protein: protein MDIATVQRLVAKGEGQRIEFKKKVNFPEKIIKEVVAFANTHGGKLLLGIDDDGTISGTRNIEGEVFLLEDTIKKLVDPSLDYEVDILKINQKKGVAIFNIPEGSDKPYGVKEHAKADHGTVFVRSGDESIKASKEMRQILRRRNNERDERFNYGEKEKVLMQMIDENQFVTLEEFANRAEIPKFMASKTLVKLVLANLLDIKPQAGCDQYFIKE from the coding sequence ATGGACATCGCTACTGTACAACGGTTAGTGGCTAAGGGAGAGGGGCAAAGAATTGAGTTCAAAAAGAAGGTCAATTTTCCAGAAAAGATAATCAAAGAAGTAGTTGCTTTTGCCAACACACATGGCGGCAAGTTACTGTTAGGAATTGACGATGATGGAACCATTTCTGGAACAAGAAACATCGAAGGAGAAGTTTTCCTCTTGGAGGACACCATAAAAAAACTGGTTGATCCGTCTTTGGACTATGAAGTTGATATACTGAAAATCAACCAAAAAAAAGGAGTAGCTATTTTTAATATTCCTGAAGGTTCCGACAAACCATATGGTGTCAAGGAGCATGCGAAGGCCGATCACGGCACAGTTTTCGTAAGATCAGGTGATGAGAGTATTAAAGCTTCTAAAGAGATGAGACAAATTCTCAGAAGACGCAATAATGAACGTGACGAACGTTTCAACTATGGCGAAAAAGAAAAAGTCTTGATGCAGATGATTGATGAAAATCAATTCGTTACGCTCGAGGAGTTTGCCAATAGAGCCGAAATACCAAAGTTCATGGCCTCAAAGACCTTGGTTAAACTGGTTTTGGCCAATTTATTAGACATTAAACCTCAAGCTGGCTGTGACCAGTACTTTATAAAAGAGTAG
- a CDS encoding YSC84-related protein gives MRTLRIFTCLLTIALITGFQAEAQRKKRKKHDPEKAQETIAEFEKVNAGIDTYFSSAYGYAVFPSIGKGAIGIGGAAGKGVVYKGGAVSGGVNMTQISIGFQFGGQAYSEVIFFEDADAYNRFVENQFQFAAQASAVALKSGISVDAKYTDGVAVFTMAKGGLMYEASVGGQRFKYVPPRKMK, from the coding sequence ATGCGCACTTTAAGAATTTTCACTTGCTTATTGACGATAGCATTGATAACGGGTTTTCAGGCTGAAGCCCAGCGAAAAAAACGAAAGAAGCATGACCCTGAAAAGGCTCAGGAGACCATTGCCGAATTCGAAAAAGTGAACGCTGGAATTGACACTTATTTTTCGTCCGCTTATGGATATGCTGTTTTTCCGTCTATAGGAAAAGGCGCCATTGGTATTGGGGGTGCAGCAGGTAAAGGAGTTGTTTATAAAGGTGGTGCCGTTAGCGGTGGCGTCAACATGACTCAAATCTCTATTGGTTTTCAATTTGGTGGCCAGGCCTACAGCGAGGTAATCTTCTTTGAAGATGCTGATGCTTACAACCGATTCGTGGAAAATCAATTTCAGTTTGCAGCACAAGCTTCTGCCGTTGCCTTAAAATCCGGTATTTCGGTCGATGCCAAGTATACTGATGGGGTTGCCGTATTTACAATGGCGAAAGGTGGCTTAATGTATGAAGCCTCCGTTGGTGGACAAAGGTTCAAATATGTTCCTCCAAGGAAGATGAAGTAG